The following proteins are encoded in a genomic region of Nicotiana sylvestris chromosome 4, ASM39365v2, whole genome shotgun sequence:
- the LOC104227087 gene encoding probable xyloglucan endotransglucosylase/hydrolase protein 27 encodes MVNFRLGIFILCSFLVLVSGSSKKLQTLPFDEGYSQLFGHDNLMVLEDGKSVHISLDERTGAGFVSQDLYLHGYFSASIKLPADYTAGVVVAFYMSNGDMFEKSHDEIDFEFLGNIRAKNWRIQTNIYGNGSTNVGREERYGLWFDPSEDFHQYTILWTESQIIFYVDNIPIREIKRTKAMGGDFPSKPMSLYATIWDGSSWATNGGKYKVNYKYAPYVAKFSDFVLHGCAVDPIELSPKCDTAPKSAFVPTGISPDQRRKMESFRKKYLQYSYCYDRTRYNVPLSECVIDPKEADRLQGFDPVTFGGVQRHHSKRRRQRQSRREDASSE; translated from the exons ATGGTGAATTTTCGTCTGGGAATTTTCATACTATGTTCTTTTCTTGTATTAGTTTCAGGGTCTTCAAAAAAGCTCCAAACGTTACCGTTTGATGAAGGGTACTCGCAACTCTTTGGTCATGATAATCTTATGGTTCTTGAAGATGGAAAATCAGTTCATATTTCTCTTGATGAAAGAACAg GAGCAGGATTTGTGTCTCAAGACCTCTACCTTCATGGCTACTTCAGTGCTTCTATTAAGTTACCTGCAGATTACACTGCTGGAGTGGTTGTTGCATTTTAT ATGTCTAATGGTGACATGTTTGAGAAGAGCCATGATGAAATTGACTTTGAATTCTTGGGAAATATAAGAGCAAAAAACTGGAGGATTCAAACTAATATATATGGGAATGGTAGCACAAATGTTGGCAGAGAAGAAAGATATGGACTCTGGTTTGATCCTTCTGAAGATTTTCATCAATATACCATCCTCTGGACTGAGAGCCAGATCAT CTTTTATGTAGATAATATCCCCATAAGAGAGATCAAAAGGACAAAAGCAATGGGTGGGGACTTCCCTTCTAAGCCAATGTCTTTATATGCTACAATATGGGATGGTTCTAGTTGGGCTACCAATGGGGGCAAATACAAAGTCAATTACAAATATGCCCCTTACGTCGCCAAGTTTTCCGACTTTGTCCTCCACGGATGTGCAGTTGATCCAATTGAATTGTCACCAAAATGTGACACTGCACCTAAGTCTGCATTCGTTCCAACTGGTATATCCCCTGATCAAAGAAGAAAAATGGAGAGCTTCCGAAAGAAGTACTTGCAATATTCGTATTGTTATGACCGGACTCGATACAATGTACCTCTATCTGAATGTGTTATTGATCCTAAGGAAGCGGATCGTCTCCAAGGCTTTGATCCCGTGACCTTTGGTGGCGTCCAGCGTCATCACAGCAAACGACGCCGTCAGAGGCAATCGAGGAGAGAAGACGCGTCTTCTGAATAG